One genomic window of Providencia hangzhouensis includes the following:
- a CDS encoding ArsR/SmtB family transcription factor gives MPNNTSEQQLLAMKQAASETASLLKTLGNPDRLILLCQLTQGEACVSELEEQLGILQPTLSQQLTVLRNEGLVMTRREGKRIYYAIADEKLFTLLNTLYQLYCPVKEK, from the coding sequence ATGCCCAATAATACCTCTGAACAGCAACTGTTAGCGATGAAGCAGGCCGCATCAGAAACGGCTTCATTATTGAAAACACTAGGGAATCCAGATCGCTTAATTTTATTATGCCAATTAACACAGGGTGAAGCCTGCGTTAGCGAGTTAGAAGAGCAGTTAGGAATATTACAACCGACACTCTCTCAACAATTAACAGTATTGCGTAATGAAGGCTTAGTGATGACGCGTCGAGAAGGAAAGCGCATTTACTATGCGATAGCAGATGAAAAATTATTTACGTTGCTCAATACGTTATATCAGCTTTATTGCCCTGTGAAGGAGAAATGA
- a CDS encoding HEAT repeat domain-containing protein, translating to MDKVIVGMLTKLTFRVNDEIKIAAISALGDFKATIEYNDAIIRIIDLCQDPNKEVAVSAINTLSKLSIYFLNSSLPKH from the coding sequence ATGGATAAAGTAATTGTTGGAATGTTAACGAAACTAACATTTCGCGTAAACGATGAAATCAAAATTGCTGCCATTTCTGCTTTAGGTGATTTCAAAGCAACGATTGAATATAATGATGCCATCATACGAATCATAGACTTATGTCAGGACCCAAACAAAGAGGTTGCTGTATCAGCGATTAATACATTAAGTAAATTATCTATTTATTTTTTAAATAGCTCACTACCGAAACATTAA
- a CDS encoding DUF6691 family protein, which produces MPILIALISGILFGLGLVIAGMGNPAKILAFLDITGTWDPSLLITMAVGMVISGIAFLGVKKRSVSVLNCPLQIPTNQTIDKKLVTGSVLFGVGWGLAGICPGPALLLTGMGLTQGIIFTLAMVAGMAIFQFTQKN; this is translated from the coding sequence ATGCCTATTCTTATCGCATTAATTTCAGGGATACTGTTTGGTTTAGGATTGGTCATTGCCGGGATGGGAAATCCAGCAAAAATTTTGGCATTTTTAGATATTACGGGAACGTGGGATCCTTCTTTATTAATTACGATGGCAGTTGGAATGGTAATCAGTGGTATTGCTTTCTTAGGGGTTAAAAAACGCTCTGTTAGTGTACTTAATTGCCCATTGCAAATTCCTACCAATCAAACGATAGATAAAAAACTAGTCACCGGAAGTGTATTATTTGGTGTGGGGTGGGGGTTAGCGGGGATTTGCCCAGGACCTGCATTATTGTTAACAGGAATGGGATTGACACAAGGGATAATATTTACATTAGCAATGGTTGCGGGGATGGCTATCTTCCAGTTTACGCAAAAAAATTAA
- a CDS encoding SprT family zinc-dependent metalloprotease — protein sequence MKTIRVPLFLQQQVMRTLREKLALAEHKLEQSFSEPTVNYKQRGTTAGSAYLKEWEIRLNPSLLIENAEQFIDEVVPHELAHLLVFHVFGRKGIAPHGKEWKWMMQHVLEVTAKRTHNFAVTTVKSKTFLYRCACEVSHELTIRRHNKVLRGENQYLCRKCGEVLKQEGISVAAAEN from the coding sequence ATGAAAACAATCCGTGTTCCACTCTTTTTACAGCAACAAGTCATGCGCACATTGCGAGAAAAACTCGCACTTGCAGAACACAAACTCGAACAGTCATTTTCAGAGCCAACGGTTAATTACAAACAACGGGGGACAACTGCGGGTAGTGCTTACTTAAAAGAATGGGAAATTCGCCTTAACCCCAGTTTACTTATCGAAAATGCAGAGCAATTTATTGATGAGGTTGTGCCTCATGAATTAGCGCATTTGTTGGTTTTTCATGTATTTGGCCGCAAAGGTATCGCACCTCATGGCAAAGAATGGAAATGGATGATGCAACACGTACTGGAAGTCACGGCGAAACGTACGCACAACTTTGCGGTTACAACAGTAAAAAGTAAAACATTTCTCTACCGTTGTGCCTGTGAAGTGTCCCATGAATTAACCATACGCCGCCACAACAAAGTACTACGTGGTGAAAACCAATATTTATGCCGAAAATGTGGAGAAGTATTGAAACAAGAAGGGATTTCTGTCGCTGCGGCAGAAAATTAG
- a CDS encoding YeeE/YedE family protein: MTIDWANFTPLSAAIGGVLIGLAAAILLVFNGRIAGISGILGGLLKPAKGDTAWKLAFIIGLMSAPTLFTWLAYTPEVNIATSTPILVLAGLFVGFGSRLGSGCTSGHGICGMARLSRRSIVAVLVFMIVAFATVALANHYGIGR; encoded by the coding sequence ATGACAATAGATTGGGCTAATTTTACGCCACTTTCTGCCGCGATTGGCGGTGTGTTGATTGGCTTAGCCGCAGCAATTTTATTAGTGTTTAACGGTCGTATTGCAGGTATCAGCGGTATTTTAGGCGGGTTATTGAAACCAGCTAAGGGGGATACTGCATGGAAATTGGCATTTATTATTGGTTTGATGAGCGCCCCAACGTTGTTTACTTGGTTGGCGTATACACCAGAAGTTAACATTGCGACCAGCACACCTATTTTAGTATTAGCTGGGTTATTTGTCGGTTTTGGCTCACGACTGGGAAGTGGCTGTACTAGCGGTCATGGGATCTGCGGTATGGCAAGGTTATCCCGTCGTTCAATTGTTGCAGTATTAGTCTTTATGATTGTTGCTTTTGCGACAGTCGCACTAGCCAACCATTATGGGATAGGGAGATAA
- the metK gene encoding methionine adenosyltransferase has protein sequence MATHLFTSESVSEGHPDKIADQISDAVLDAILEQDPKARVACETYVKTGMVMVGGEITTSAWVDIEEITRKTVREIGYTSSEMGFDANSCAVLSAIGKQSPDINQGVDRVDPSEQGAGDQGLMFGYATNETDVLMPAPITYAHRLVQRQADVRKNGTLPWLRPDAKSQVTFQYDNNKIVGIDAVVLSTQHSEDIQQKDLHEAVMEEIIKPVLPAEWLSKDTKYFINPTGRFVIGGPMGDCGLTGRKIIVDTYGGMARHGGGAFSGKDPSKVDRSAAYAARYVAKNIVAAGLADRCEIQVSYAIGVAEPTSIMVETFGTGKVDESLLIQLVREFFDLRPYGLIKMLDLLHPIYQQTASYGHFGRSQFPWEKTDKAEALRAAAGL, from the coding sequence ATGGCTACACATCTCTTTACTTCTGAGTCTGTATCAGAAGGGCATCCAGATAAAATTGCTGATCAAATCTCTGACGCAGTACTTGATGCTATTCTGGAACAAGACCCGAAAGCTCGCGTTGCCTGCGAAACCTACGTCAAAACAGGTATGGTAATGGTCGGGGGAGAAATCACCACCAGTGCTTGGGTTGATATTGAAGAAATCACGCGCAAAACTGTTCGCGAAATTGGCTACACCAGTTCCGAAATGGGCTTCGATGCCAATTCATGTGCCGTTTTAAGTGCGATTGGTAAACAGTCGCCCGATATCAATCAAGGTGTTGACCGTGTTGACCCATCAGAACAAGGTGCTGGTGACCAAGGCCTAATGTTTGGTTATGCAACCAACGAAACTGATGTATTAATGCCTGCTCCTATTACTTATGCACACCGCTTAGTTCAACGCCAAGCAGATGTCCGTAAAAATGGCACATTGCCATGGTTACGCCCAGATGCAAAAAGTCAGGTTACTTTCCAATATGACAATAATAAAATTGTCGGTATTGACGCTGTTGTTTTATCTACTCAGCATTCTGAAGATATTCAACAAAAAGACCTGCATGAAGCCGTGATGGAAGAAATCATCAAGCCAGTCCTACCGGCAGAATGGTTATCAAAAGATACAAAATACTTTATTAACCCAACGGGTCGCTTTGTTATCGGTGGTCCTATGGGTGACTGTGGTTTAACAGGCCGTAAAATTATTGTAGATACTTACGGCGGTATGGCTCGCCATGGTGGTGGGGCATTCTCTGGTAAAGACCCGTCAAAAGTTGACCGTTCAGCAGCCTATGCAGCACGTTACGTGGCAAAAAACATTGTTGCCGCGGGCCTTGCTGACCGTTGTGAAATCCAAGTTTCTTACGCTATCGGCGTGGCAGAACCGACATCGATTATGGTAGAAACCTTTGGAACAGGTAAAGTTGATGAGTCATTATTGATTCAATTAGTTCGTGAATTCTTTGATTTACGCCCTTATGGCTTAATCAAAATGCTTGATTTATTACACCCGATTTACCAACAAACTGCTTCATATGGCCATTTTGGTCGTTCTCAGTTCCCTTGGGAAAAAACTGACAAAGCTGAAGCATTGCGTGCCGCTGCAGGCCTGTAA
- a CDS encoding magnesium transporter: MTFTTQNKAGAVAIAQSAMKGARLKDNNTQPAKVDDATVSAYMSQSYLPVSVADSIACVKKNLIEHLDGEQIPTYLFVVDNDNYLNGILSVKSLLASPENLLVSDIMRHNYFSVAPEQSRHDVYDLINHSGLDMIPVVQFGKLMGVLRPQDIAELIEDENTLDAQLQGATTPLDEPYLTTSPVTLWRKRVVWLLMLFVAEAYTGTVLKAFEEQLEAAISLAFFIPLLIGTGGNSGTQITSTLVRAMALGEVSLRNLGTVLKKEVSTSFLVAVTIGGAALIRAWILGVGHEVTIVVSLTIVAITMWSAIVSSIIPMVLKKMKVDPAVVSAPFIATFIDGTGLIIYFEIAKLVMTEFA; the protein is encoded by the coding sequence ATGACATTCACTACCCAGAACAAAGCGGGAGCAGTTGCTATTGCTCAATCCGCAATGAAAGGCGCACGCCTCAAAGACAATAACACACAGCCAGCAAAAGTTGATGATGCAACAGTCAGCGCTTATATGAGTCAATCATATTTGCCAGTATCTGTCGCAGACTCAATAGCTTGCGTGAAAAAAAATCTTATTGAACACCTTGATGGCGAGCAAATCCCAACCTATTTATTTGTTGTCGACAATGACAATTATTTAAATGGCATTCTTTCAGTTAAATCATTATTAGCTTCACCTGAAAATTTATTAGTGTCTGATATCATGCGACACAATTATTTTTCTGTTGCCCCAGAACAATCACGTCATGATGTTTATGATCTGATTAATCATAGCGGTTTAGATATGATACCTGTGGTGCAATTTGGCAAATTAATGGGTGTTTTGCGTCCGCAAGATATCGCCGAACTGATTGAAGATGAGAATACACTTGATGCGCAGCTACAAGGCGCTACCACCCCATTAGATGAGCCCTACTTAACGACAAGCCCTGTAACTTTATGGCGTAAACGTGTCGTTTGGTTGTTGATGCTATTTGTGGCCGAAGCGTATACAGGAACTGTATTAAAAGCATTTGAAGAACAACTCGAAGCCGCAATTTCGTTAGCGTTTTTCATTCCGCTGTTGATTGGTACAGGCGGTAATAGTGGAACACAAATTACATCAACATTAGTCCGTGCTATGGCACTGGGTGAGGTGAGTTTACGTAACCTTGGTACCGTACTGAAGAAAGAGGTTTCTACCTCATTTTTAGTAGCGGTGACCATCGGTGGTGCGGCATTAATTCGTGCATGGATTTTAGGTGTTGGCCACGAAGTGACTATTGTGGTTAGCTTAACCATCGTTGCCATTACAATGTGGAGTGCGATTGTTTCTTCAATCATTCCAATGGTATTGAAGAAAATGAAAGTGGACCCAGCAGTTGTTTCTGCCCCGTTCATTGCAACTTTCATTGATGGTACAGGCTTAATTATCTACTTTGAAATCGCAAAATTAGTGATGACGGAGTTTGCTTAA